A genomic region of Bdellovibrionales bacterium contains the following coding sequences:
- a CDS encoding ATP-grasp domain-containing protein produces MKRLRVLVLVHEDLVPPEKVSVGQDLDEVSWKTEYDVREGLVEAGHEVSLLGVRDDTHVIRQTIQSFDPHIIFNLLEEFAGQATFDQHVVSYLEMLGVSYTGCNPRGLVIARSKDLAKKLMRFHRIPTPDFLVFSKSGPHRLPKKLQYPLFVKSLTEEASMGITQDSIVWNEANLRERISYFSEKVDSDVIVESYIDGREFYVGVIGNKRLQVFPPWELTFKNTSERVPKVATRRVKWDSRYRRKFGIDTGPAQDLNESLMTCMQKVAKRTYSALGLSGYARIDMRMDAAGNIYVIEANPNPDIGNGEDFAASAVAYGLSYTMLIDKILSLGMTWKPVGT; encoded by the coding sequence ATGAAAAGATTAAGGGTTCTTGTGCTCGTCCATGAAGACCTTGTTCCTCCGGAGAAGGTTTCAGTTGGTCAGGATTTGGACGAAGTTTCTTGGAAGACAGAATATGATGTTCGGGAGGGCCTCGTTGAAGCGGGCCATGAAGTCAGTCTTCTTGGTGTCAGAGATGATACCCATGTGATTCGTCAGACAATTCAGAGTTTTGATCCTCATATTATTTTCAATCTTCTTGAGGAATTTGCGGGACAAGCGACTTTTGATCAACATGTGGTGAGTTACCTTGAAATGTTAGGTGTTAGCTATACGGGTTGCAATCCGCGTGGATTGGTTATCGCAAGGAGCAAGGATTTAGCGAAAAAATTGATGAGATTTCATCGGATTCCAACACCTGATTTTTTGGTTTTTTCAAAATCGGGCCCCCATCGTCTCCCCAAAAAGTTGCAATATCCGTTGTTTGTTAAATCGCTGACCGAAGAGGCCAGTATGGGAATCACTCAGGATAGTATTGTTTGGAATGAAGCGAATTTACGAGAGAGAATATCCTATTTTTCAGAAAAAGTAGATTCGGATGTCATCGTAGAATCTTATATAGACGGAAGAGAATTTTATGTAGGAGTCATTGGCAATAAACGACTTCAGGTCTTCCCGCCATGGGAACTCACTTTTAAGAACACCTCGGAGCGAGTGCCAAAGGTGGCGACCCGCAGGGTGAAGTGGGACTCTCGGTATCGCAGAAAATTTGGAATAGATACTGGACCTGCTCAAGACCTAAACGAGTCCCTTATGACCTGCATGCAAAAAGTGGCGAAGAGAACATATTCGGCTTTGGGATTGAGTGGCTATGCACGAATCGATATGCGCATGGATGCCGCAGGTAATATTTATGTCATTGAAGCCAATCCAAACCCGGATATTGGAAACGGGGAGGATTTTGCTGCATCAGCAGTTGCTTATGGCCTCAGCTACACGATGCTTATTGATAAAATTCTTTCGTTGGGAATGACCTGGAAACCAGTAGGAACTTAA
- a CDS encoding putative zinc-binding metallopeptidase yields the protein MSELGRVWPGMGMATGEAVKCRQVQSGVQGSDQELLRKPLRSFELSLETPNLVRGIRILRSELQRKGLVFAPHFWIGEEWFCPDYIPGISIPFYLLNSRLLELEKRFIGFAEGEKPLELLRVLRHESGHAIENAYGLRKDRLRVEVFGSSRTPYPRSYLPKPYSRKFVRHLANNYAQSHPDEDFAETFAVWLDPTSDWRTKYIGWSALKKIEAMDTIMNSIKGRTPKNRLKNTYEPLHRSQLTLGQYFVKKRRQLSIDKFMDLDEKLSSAFSRSSLNGPKVDQFIMEHRSYLCGQVAEGLGEYKYRVNQVIRRLTHRARELGLRAAPDQKIGPILDIVTAQALDDFEGKRHHIIL from the coding sequence ATGTCTGAGCTGGGTCGCGTGTGGCCTGGAATGGGAATGGCAACAGGAGAAGCTGTGAAGTGTCGGCAAGTGCAAAGTGGAGTTCAAGGTTCAGATCAGGAGCTTTTGCGCAAGCCCTTGAGGTCCTTTGAGTTAAGCCTGGAGACACCGAACCTTGTTCGCGGCATAAGAATTCTCCGTAGTGAGTTGCAAAGAAAGGGTTTGGTATTTGCACCTCATTTTTGGATTGGAGAAGAGTGGTTTTGTCCCGATTATATTCCAGGAATTTCAATTCCGTTCTATCTGTTGAATTCTCGATTATTGGAATTAGAAAAGCGATTTATCGGATTTGCTGAGGGAGAAAAGCCTTTGGAACTTCTGAGAGTATTGAGGCATGAATCAGGGCACGCCATTGAGAATGCCTACGGACTCCGCAAGGATCGCTTGAGAGTTGAGGTCTTTGGCTCCTCTCGGACTCCCTACCCTCGCTCTTATTTGCCGAAGCCATACAGTCGGAAGTTTGTCCGACATTTGGCAAATAACTATGCTCAAAGTCATCCCGATGAGGACTTTGCAGAAACCTTCGCGGTCTGGCTAGACCCGACTTCAGACTGGAGAACCAAATACATCGGCTGGTCTGCTCTCAAGAAAATTGAAGCTATGGACACCATAATGAACAGCATCAAGGGACGTACGCCGAAAAATCGACTAAAGAACACCTATGAGCCTCTTCATCGTAGCCAGCTTACCTTGGGCCAGTATTTTGTGAAGAAACGGCGTCAACTCAGTATTGATAAGTTCATGGATCTCGACGAGAAATTATCGAGTGCATTTAGTCGATCCTCTTTGAATGGACCAAAGGTGGACCAATTCATCATGGAACATCGATCCTATCTTTGCGGTCAGGTGGCTGAGGGGTTGGGAGAGTACAAATATCGAGTGAATCAAGTGATTCGGCGCTTGACCCATCGAGCGAGAGAGCTTGGCTTGAGGGCCGCTCCAGATCAAAAAATAGGTCCTATTCTGGACATAGTAACGGCTCAGGCCCTTGATGACTTTGAAGGAAAGCGGCACCATATAATTCTATGA
- a CDS encoding response regulator transcription factor, with amino-acid sequence MGKTKTKVLVASTDPGFLQETMGPLRADYDVQVATSTEAATFLIREWEPLILLIDGDSLIFNSLPQIRHLVPIAQMGIMVLSSSQNPEKEEKSFRDGSDYFLSSNSSPKGLRLRISSLLRRISSGNPSFPIGSPPLSMGWSQHAENNMINFMDILVYPNDFLVKRKSEIINTTPTQFRLLLAFVSRPDHLLSRQWLKENVWENASISYRSIDAQISKLKRQIPELENILINIYGKGYILTKPQNLAA; translated from the coding sequence ATGGGTAAAACTAAGACCAAAGTTCTTGTGGCCTCGACAGATCCCGGTTTCCTTCAAGAAACAATGGGCCCTCTCAGGGCTGACTATGATGTCCAGGTGGCTACTTCGACCGAAGCCGCGACTTTTTTAATCAGAGAATGGGAGCCCCTTATCCTATTGATTGACGGCGATTCTCTCATCTTTAATTCTCTTCCTCAGATTCGCCACTTGGTGCCTATTGCTCAAATGGGAATAATGGTTTTAAGTTCTTCCCAAAATCCGGAAAAAGAGGAGAAATCCTTTCGAGACGGTTCGGACTATTTTCTATCATCTAACTCATCGCCCAAAGGATTGCGCCTTAGGATCTCGTCACTTTTGAGAAGAATTTCTTCTGGAAACCCCTCTTTTCCAATTGGCAGCCCTCCTTTATCGATGGGATGGTCCCAGCATGCTGAAAATAATATGATTAATTTTATGGATATCCTCGTTTACCCCAACGATTTCTTGGTCAAAAGAAAAAGTGAAATCATCAACACTACGCCAACTCAATTTAGGTTACTTTTGGCCTTTGTTTCTCGGCCCGACCATCTTCTGTCGCGCCAGTGGTTAAAGGAAAATGTATGGGAGAATGCAAGCATTTCCTACCGGTCAATAGATGCGCAAATCTCAAAGCTAAAACGTCAAATTCCGGAGCTTGAGAACATTTTGATAAATATTTACGGAAAAGGCTACATACTCACGAAGCCTCAAAATCTGGCGGCCTAA